In Janthinobacterium rivuli, a single genomic region encodes these proteins:
- a CDS encoding ABC transporter substrate-binding protein, producing MMFLRKTACAAGLALLTLFTVAAHAAADARANKTLHLFLSTSETGLDPAVASDLASLNLMENIFDPLLRYDYLARPVQLQGNTARGMPTVEDGGRTYIFHLQPGIFFTPDPAFKGQPREVTAQDYVYSLTRLYDPSLKSPWLFLLEDKLVGDAVLKAKFSYDTPIAGLQALDKYTLRIRLNGVDPNFLFYLAMPATAVVAREVAEAYPAAGQIGNHPVGTGPFLVKEWKRSDKIVLQANPTFRPTVFHTETKALAALPPDARAIATALEGQRLPLVERIEVRIVEEYQSRMLGFLKGEFDYLEQVPESMTDMVLENGALKPALAAKGMQLTRFPVLQTYYMWMNMDDPVLGGTGKDKLALRRAIALSYNSREDIALLKKGLALPAQSPLPPNVLGYDKAYRSPVGYDPVLARALLERFGYKAGQDGFRTQPDGTPLILTMHTEPSTVGRLRDELWRRNLNAIGLRVEFKSDKKTEIIKASRLGKVQMFETNWIADFPDGDNFMQLLYGGNVGRANYARFNLPDYNKRYEEARLLSDTPRRRSLYFDLFQLIHAYTPWVLLTHPISADLQQPWLKNYRRHPVEFTSWRYLDVDMRKGRPAGK from the coding sequence ATGATGTTTTTACGCAAAACCGCCTGCGCCGCCGGCCTGGCCCTGCTGACGCTGTTCACTGTAGCGGCCCACGCCGCCGCCGATGCCCGCGCGAACAAGACCTTGCACTTGTTTTTGAGCACCAGCGAGACGGGCCTGGACCCGGCCGTGGCGTCCGACCTGGCCAGCCTGAATTTGATGGAAAACATTTTTGATCCGCTCTTGCGCTACGACTACCTGGCGCGGCCGGTGCAACTGCAGGGCAATACGGCGCGCGGCATGCCCACCGTGGAAGACGGCGGTCGCACGTATATCTTTCACTTGCAGCCAGGTATTTTCTTTACGCCCGATCCCGCTTTCAAGGGTCAGCCGCGCGAAGTGACGGCGCAGGATTATGTCTACAGCCTGACGCGGCTGTATGACCCCAGCCTGAAGTCGCCGTGGTTGTTCTTGCTGGAAGACAAGCTGGTGGGCGATGCGGTCCTGAAAGCCAAATTCAGCTACGACACGCCGATCGCCGGCCTGCAGGCGCTGGACAAATACACCCTGCGCATCCGCTTGAACGGCGTCGATCCGAACTTCCTGTTTTACCTGGCCATGCCGGCGACAGCGGTGGTGGCGCGCGAAGTGGCCGAAGCGTACCCGGCGGCAGGGCAGATCGGCAACCACCCCGTGGGCACGGGGCCATTCCTGGTCAAGGAATGGAAGCGCAGCGACAAGATCGTGCTGCAAGCCAATCCGACTTTCCGTCCCACCGTGTTCCATACGGAAACCAAGGCGCTGGCCGCCTTGCCTCCGGACGCGCGCGCCATCGCCACCGCCCTGGAAGGCCAGCGTCTGCCCCTGGTCGAGCGCATCGAGGTGCGCATCGTTGAGGAATATCAATCGCGCATGCTGGGTTTCCTGAAAGGCGAATTCGATTACCTGGAACAAGTGCCCGAATCGATGACGGACATGGTGCTGGAAAACGGCGCCCTGAAACCGGCGCTGGCCGCCAAGGGCATGCAGCTGACGCGCTTTCCCGTGCTGCAGACGTATTACATGTGGATGAACATGGACGATCCCGTGCTGGGCGGCACGGGCAAGGACAAGCTGGCCCTGCGGCGCGCCATTGCCCTCAGCTACAACAGCCGCGAAGACATCGCGCTGCTGAAAAAGGGCCTGGCCTTGCCGGCGCAATCGCCGCTGCCGCCGAATGTGCTCGGTTACGACAAGGCTTACCGCAGCCCCGTCGGCTACGATCCCGTGCTGGCGCGCGCCTTGCTGGAGCGCTTCGGCTACAAGGCGGGTCAAGATGGTTTCCGCACGCAGCCCGATGGCACGCCCTTGATTTTGACCATGCACACGGAGCCGAGCACGGTAGGACGCTTGCGCGACGAACTGTGGCGTCGCAACCTGAACGCCATCGGCCTGCGCGTGGAATTTAAAAGCGACAAGAAGACGGAAATCATCAAGGCGTCGCGCCTGGGCAAGGTGCAGATGTTCGAGACCAACTGGATCGCCGACTTCCCTGATGGCGATAACTTTATGCAATTGTTGTATGGCGGCAACGTTGGCCGCGCCAACTATGCCCGCTTCAACTTGCCCGATTACAATAAACGCTATGAGGAGGCGCGCCTGCTATCCGATACGCCGCGCCGCCGCAGTCTGTACTTCGACCTGTTTCAGCTGATCCACGCCTACACGCCGTGGGTGCTGCTGACGCATCCCATCTCTGCCGACCTGCAGCAACCGTGGCTAAAAAACTACAGGCGCCACCCTGTGGAATTCACGTCCTGGCGCTATCTGGACGTCGATATGCGCAAGGGTCGCCCCGCAGGCAAGTGA
- a CDS encoding nucleoside recognition domain-containing protein codes for MALNYIWSGFFLVGFLAAVLQWLFLGDTDIFKRIIDGTFETARMGVMDIALPLAGVMTLWLGIMNIGEKAGIVGWLAKVIAPFFSRIFPEIPKDHPATGHMVMNFSANLLGLDNAATPFGLKAMESLQTLNPNKEEATNAQIMFLVLHTSGLTLIPLAIMAQRSILGAADPSDIFIPCMIATYVATVVGIITVSIKQRINLLNRVVLGWMGGMTSAIVAMIWYFTQYLTKQEIELVSKVVSNLVLISVIAIFIIGALRKKVNVYDAFIEGAKGGIQTSITVIPYLVGMLVAISVIRNAGVFNFLMSGMNWFFANLGINTDFVPALPTAMMKPLSGSGSKAMMIDAMNTYGVDSFVGRLACVFQGSADTTFYIVALYFGSVGIRKTRYAITAGLIADLAGVITAVFVAYVFFH; via the coding sequence ATGGCACTTAATTACATCTGGTCCGGCTTTTTCCTCGTTGGCTTTCTGGCCGCAGTGCTGCAGTGGCTGTTTCTCGGCGATACCGATATCTTCAAGCGCATCATCGACGGCACCTTCGAGACGGCGCGCATGGGCGTGATGGATATCGCCCTGCCGCTGGCCGGCGTGATGACCTTATGGCTCGGCATCATGAACATCGGCGAAAAGGCGGGCATCGTCGGCTGGCTGGCCAAAGTGATCGCCCCCTTCTTTTCGCGCATCTTTCCGGAAATTCCGAAAGACCACCCGGCCACGGGCCACATGGTGATGAATTTCTCGGCCAACCTGCTGGGCCTGGACAATGCGGCCACGCCGTTCGGCTTGAAGGCCATGGAAAGCCTGCAAACCTTGAATCCGAACAAGGAAGAGGCGACGAATGCGCAAATCATGTTTTTGGTGCTGCACACCTCGGGCCTGACCCTGATTCCGCTGGCCATCATGGCGCAGCGCTCCATCCTCGGCGCGGCCGATCCGTCCGACATCTTTATCCCCTGCATGATCGCCACCTATGTGGCCACCGTGGTCGGCATCATCACGGTGTCCATCAAGCAACGCATCAACTTGCTCAACCGTGTCGTGCTGGGCTGGATGGGCGGCATGACGAGCGCCATCGTCGCCATGATCTGGTATTTCACGCAATACCTGACGAAACAGGAAATCGAGCTGGTTTCCAAGGTGGTCAGCAACCTGGTGTTGATCAGCGTCATCGCCATTTTCATCATCGGCGCGCTGCGCAAGAAAGTGAATGTGTACGACGCCTTCATCGAGGGCGCGAAAGGCGGCATCCAGACCTCGATTACCGTGATTCCCTACCTGGTCGGCATGCTGGTGGCCATCAGCGTGATCCGCAACGCGGGCGTGTTCAATTTCCTGATGAGCGGCATGAACTGGTTCTTTGCCAACCTGGGCATCAATACGGACTTCGTGCCCGCCCTGCCGACGGCCATGATGAAGCCGCTCAGCGGCTCCGGCTCGAAAGCCATGATGATCGATGCCATGAATACCTACGGCGTCGACTCCTTCGTCGGCCGCCTGGCCTGCGTCTTCCAGGGCTCGGCCGACACCACCTTCTATATCGTGGCCCTGTACTTCGGTTCCGTCGGCATCCGCAAGACGCGCTATGCGATCACGGCCGGCCTGATCGCCGATCTGGCTGGCGTAATCACGGCCGTCTTCGTCGCCTACGTCTTTTTCCACTAA